The following proteins are encoded in a genomic region of Calditrichota bacterium:
- a CDS encoding response regulator → MFELNHLKFNFSKWPIWRQLVTILVLLLCIFIIVVPGFVRQFERGFLIDKMMTSNRNTINVLSSTMIDAVIIEDRPVLQTIAEGIVLNDTNIISISIENEEGNILAELKKESSIANENVYQLVESLEYEGENFGSLLITFDLNPALAVIDNHIIKTRFMIAIVLSTLFLLFLLVVHRIIINPIGKINRSLIRLSKGELKTNIKLRSSEEIRRLSSSVHMLGDFLILQKKREAEIIESRRKAEAANKAKSDFLANMSHEIRTPMNGIIGTAELLQDSGLMDDQREYLDIIVNSGDTLLTIINNILDFSKIEAGKIILEDINFNIEALIKQVKGLVDYEVKKKGLSFSYSIKSVNQNVIGDVGRLRQVLVNLVGNALKFTKEGEINICVEKIEDFEKSQSIRFEVKDTGIGIPNDKQNGLFEIFTQADTSTTRKYGGTGLGLAISKKLVQKLGGEIGVESTEGEGSTFWFTVILKKQIEAKNISGETDLQKTEISNMDDIKEGQIEQNELAQSPYNILVAEDNKVNRKVASVMLKNLGFKADCVDNGQLAVDAVKNGSYDLVLMDVQMPVMDGFEATKHIRDTKDGNQIPILAMTANALAGDREKCLEAGMDDYISKPVKKNALKEMLNKWLPETEYMH, encoded by the coding sequence ATGTTTGAATTAAACCACTTGAAATTCAACTTCTCGAAATGGCCGATTTGGCGCCAATTAGTTACAATTCTCGTTTTGCTCCTTTGCATTTTTATTATTGTAGTTCCGGGATTCGTTCGTCAGTTTGAACGAGGCTTTCTTATTGACAAGATGATGACATCAAACAGGAATACAATTAATGTCCTTTCATCAACAATGATCGATGCCGTTATTATAGAAGACCGCCCGGTTTTACAAACCATTGCTGAAGGGATAGTTCTAAATGACACCAACATTATAAGTATTTCAATAGAAAACGAAGAAGGCAATATCCTTGCCGAATTGAAGAAAGAATCATCGATTGCAAACGAAAATGTCTATCAATTAGTGGAGAGTCTTGAATATGAAGGAGAAAACTTTGGTTCACTCTTGATCACTTTTGACTTAAATCCAGCATTAGCCGTTATTGATAATCATATTATTAAAACCAGATTTATGATCGCCATCGTTTTATCAACACTTTTTCTATTATTTTTATTAGTTGTCCACCGCATAATAATAAATCCAATTGGCAAGATTAATCGAAGCCTTATCCGGCTGTCCAAAGGAGAATTAAAAACTAATATTAAACTTAGGTCATCAGAGGAGATAAGAAGACTTAGTTCTTCAGTTCATATGCTGGGAGATTTTTTGATTCTTCAGAAAAAACGGGAAGCTGAAATAATTGAATCACGGCGCAAAGCTGAAGCCGCGAATAAAGCCAAAAGTGATTTTCTTGCAAATATGAGTCATGAAATCCGAACTCCCATGAATGGGATCATTGGAACAGCAGAACTTTTACAGGATTCAGGCTTAATGGATGACCAACGTGAGTATTTAGATATTATTGTGAATTCCGGCGATACATTATTAACGATTATAAATAATATTTTAGATTTTTCTAAAATTGAAGCAGGAAAAATTATTTTAGAAGACATTAATTTTAATATTGAAGCTTTAATCAAGCAGGTTAAAGGTTTGGTTGATTATGAAGTGAAAAAGAAGGGACTGAGTTTTTCATATTCTATAAAATCGGTAAATCAAAATGTTATTGGTGATGTTGGGCGACTCCGACAAGTGTTGGTTAATTTGGTGGGCAATGCGTTGAAGTTTACTAAAGAAGGCGAGATAAATATATGTGTAGAAAAAATTGAGGATTTTGAAAAATCACAATCAATACGTTTTGAAGTAAAAGATACAGGTATCGGTATTCCAAATGACAAACAAAATGGCCTATTTGAAATATTCACACAGGCAGATACGTCTACAACTCGAAAATATGGTGGCACGGGGCTCGGGTTGGCTATTTCAAAAAAACTGGTGCAAAAGTTAGGTGGCGAAATTGGCGTAGAAAGCACTGAAGGAGAAGGATCTACATTTTGGTTTACAGTCATCTTAAAAAAGCAAATTGAGGCTAAAAATATCTCTGGTGAAACTGATTTACAGAAAACTGAAATCAGCAATATGGATGATATTAAAGAGGGCCAGATTGAACAGAATGAATTGGCCCAAAGTCCATATAATATTTTGGTAGCAGAAGACAATAAAGTAAACCGCAAAGTTGCGAGTGTTATGCTAAAAAATCTTGGGTTTAAAGCAGATTGTGTGGATAATGGCCAGTTAGCTGTAGACGCTGTTAAAAATGGTTCGTATGATCTTGTTTTAATGGATGTTCAAATGCCTGTAATGGATGGATTTGAAGCAACAAAACATATCCGGGATACAAAAGATGGAAACCAAATACCTATATTGGCAATGACAGCTAATGCGTTGGCCGGTGACAGGGAAAAATGTCTTGAAGCAGGAATGGATGATTATATTTCAAAGCCTGTCAAAAAAAATGCTTTAAAAGAAATGCTTAATAAGTGGCTGCCGGAAACGGAATATATGCATTAA
- a CDS encoding PhnD/SsuA/transferrin family substrate-binding protein → MKLTILWIVFLAILNGFSQTNLTFGIYASDKPTEMIKQFRPVMKVLENGLSEYLGKPIKIKIHVAKSYTQGIDDLITGKVDFSRFGPASYVKAKDQNDKLRIITLESIKGKNTFYGIFCTQENSPIKSVKDLKGKKFAFGNKNSTIGRYLAQQHMIDNNVMSSDLLEYKYLGRHDLVGTEVAAGNFDAGSLKESTFKKLVKKGLSLREIARFENVTKPWIASGNMDEKIYLAIQNVLLELKDAKALKALKKDGFVKGSDSDFQKIRESIKRNAEFFK, encoded by the coding sequence ATGAAACTTACTATTCTTTGGATTGTATTTTTGGCCATTTTAAACGGGTTTAGCCAGACCAATTTAACATTTGGCATATATGCATCAGATAAGCCGACAGAAATGATAAAACAATTTAGGCCTGTGATGAAAGTGCTGGAAAATGGTTTAAGTGAATATTTGGGAAAACCAATAAAAATAAAAATACATGTTGCTAAAAGCTATACTCAGGGGATTGATGATCTTATTACCGGTAAAGTTGATTTTTCCCGCTTTGGTCCCGCCAGTTATGTAAAAGCAAAAGATCAAAACGATAAATTAAGAATTATCACACTTGAAAGTATAAAGGGTAAAAATACTTTCTATGGAATTTTCTGTACTCAGGAAAACAGTCCAATTAAATCGGTTAAAGATTTAAAGGGTAAAAAGTTCGCTTTTGGAAATAAAAATTCAACAATCGGCCGATACCTGGCCCAACAACACATGATTGATAACAATGTTATGAGTTCTGATTTACTGGAATACAAGTATCTTGGACGCCATGATTTAGTTGGGACCGAAGTGGCTGCCGGAAATTTTGATGCAGGCTCTTTAAAAGAAAGTACATTTAAAAAGCTGGTGAAAAAAGGATTATCTCTACGAGAGATCGCCCGGTTTGAAAATGTAACCAAACCATGGATAGCATCTGGCAATATGGATGAAAAAATTTATCTAGCAATACAAAATGTATTATTGGAATTAAAAGATGCAAAAGCATTAAAAGCTTTAAAAAAAGATGGTTTTGTAAAAGGCAGCGATAGTGATTTTCAGAAAATCAGGGAATCAATAAAAAGAAACGCGGAATTTTTTAAATAG
- a CDS encoding peptidylprolyl isomerase, producing the protein MSAIKAVFDTSKGKINVTLFADKVPHTVANFANLAQRGYYDGLIFHRVIPDFMIQGGCPDGTGRGGPGYMFDDEFDSSLVHDKPGILSMANAGPGTNGSQFFITHGATPWLDGKHSVFGSVVSDADQKVVDSIAQDDEINSITIEGDTDALFAQTKDKVAEWDSTLDMKYSRK; encoded by the coding sequence ATGTCAGCTATAAAAGCAGTTTTTGATACCAGCAAAGGGAAAATAAATGTGACCCTTTTTGCCGATAAAGTTCCACATACAGTGGCAAACTTTGCCAACCTGGCCCAACGTGGTTACTACGATGGTTTAATTTTTCACCGCGTTATTCCGGATTTTATGATCCAGGGTGGTTGTCCGGATGGAACAGGCCGAGGAGGCCCAGGCTATATGTTTGATGATGAGTTTGATTCGTCGCTGGTGCACGACAAACCGGGTATTCTTTCCATGGCCAATGCAGGGCCTGGCACAAACGGCAGCCAGTTTTTTATTACACATGGCGCAACACCTTGGCTGGACGGCAAGCATTCTGTTTTTGGTTCTGTAGTCTCAGACGCAGATCAAAAAGTGGTAGATTCAATTGCCCAGGACGATGAGATAAATTCTATCACAATTGAAGGTGATACGGATGCCTTGTTTGCCCAGACAAAAGATAAAGTTGCAGAATGGGATTCAACTTTGGATATGAAGTATTCCCGCAAGTAA
- a CDS encoding HAMP domain-containing protein, whose protein sequence is MFNLRTKVIVTALLFCLTPLIISHTGSYWENEELLHSQVKQKLHSTALLKQKALSSHLDMLKHMAKSMASTQSLIDFVSLDDTKKELSSNILLQFQEQHWGVMHHIFLCDANGNVILSPDHNNSGKSHLGENISSSPFFRPALQSTQVTDFYGFEETDHYHQLMLEPVKNQDGNIAGVIVFEIDIAHITNLINDGFENGDNGKIFLTTLSKIPVVKTKKENKTAVSNPVIESVLKKNESFGIYVNNDEKEVLAYYYKDNQYPWILALEIEKDQAFAALDGSFSKFLINLFITMIVVTLLALAISTKLSKPIEKLSVAAENIAEGDLSYNIDYSSKDEVGQLADSFRYLMETQKHKANQIEEIASGNLNVDIKLASDNDSLGKSMQIMHKSLVESKATITSALEEAQNKADILNEVPNPTFVVDKEMTIKYINPAGAKAAGVKIEQALGKKCFHLFKNPQCNTDQCATACAMRTNKQTENETVVDATGTPIRYVGAPLTDNDGNVIGGIEQIFDITEIKEVINNVNKTTEVLANGNLSARVNSENAHGDYLHLINGVNKVIDDLIKPTEEAIQSLSRMASGDMTQYMVGDYKGDYKKLQNALNSSLDSVNKMLYGVTTASTQVQDGSKQVSDSSQQLSQGATEQASALEQVTASLTEFSSRTDKNAENADAANKLSDEARLDAQKSNAQMTSMLGAMSDINESSGKISKIVKTIEDIAFQTNLLALNAAVEAARAGVHGKGFAVVAEEVRNLAQRSAKAVQETTAIIEESIEKAKNGTQIANETAKSLKEIDTKVTSVSELIDEIAVSSNEQSAGVKQTAEGLSQIDKVTQINTASSEETAAASEELSSQATELKSMLSQFKIKTETYIEDFVEKEEEPKVKPKRRKKTTTSEKKEIQITLDDNDFGSF, encoded by the coding sequence ATGTTTAATCTGCGTACAAAGGTTATTGTAACAGCGCTATTATTTTGCTTAACCCCGCTCATTATATCACATACCGGCAGTTATTGGGAAAATGAAGAATTGCTGCATTCCCAAGTAAAGCAGAAACTCCATTCCACTGCCTTGTTAAAACAAAAAGCATTAAGTAGCCATTTAGATATGTTAAAACATATGGCCAAGAGCATGGCTTCAACGCAGTCTTTAATCGATTTTGTTAGTCTGGATGATACTAAAAAAGAGCTTTCTTCTAATATTCTACTGCAATTTCAAGAACAACATTGGGGAGTAATGCATCATATTTTTTTATGTGATGCTAATGGAAATGTAATTTTAAGCCCTGACCATAATAATTCTGGAAAATCACACTTGGGTGAAAACATTTCTTCATCACCATTTTTTAGACCTGCACTGCAAAGTACGCAAGTAACCGATTTTTATGGATTCGAGGAAACTGATCATTATCACCAATTGATGCTTGAACCCGTTAAAAATCAAGATGGAAACATTGCCGGTGTTATAGTTTTTGAAATAGACATTGCTCATATCACCAATTTAATTAACGATGGATTTGAAAATGGTGACAATGGAAAAATTTTTCTGACAACTCTCTCCAAAATTCCGGTTGTAAAAACAAAAAAAGAAAACAAAACTGCTGTTTCAAACCCCGTAATTGAATCCGTATTAAAAAAGAATGAATCGTTTGGCATTTATGTAAATAACGATGAAAAAGAAGTACTTGCCTATTATTATAAAGATAACCAATACCCTTGGATATTAGCTCTGGAGATTGAGAAAGATCAGGCATTTGCTGCCCTTGATGGGAGTTTTAGTAAATTTTTAATTAACCTTTTTATTACGATGATAGTAGTTACATTATTAGCATTGGCCATAAGCACAAAACTTTCAAAGCCTATCGAAAAACTTTCCGTTGCTGCTGAAAATATAGCAGAAGGCGATTTATCATATAATATAGATTATTCATCTAAAGATGAAGTTGGCCAATTAGCAGACTCTTTTAGGTATTTAATGGAAACCCAAAAACATAAAGCAAATCAGATCGAAGAAATTGCTAGTGGTAACTTAAATGTGGACATAAAATTAGCTTCCGATAATGATAGTCTTGGCAAATCCATGCAAATAATGCATAAAAGCCTCGTCGAAAGCAAAGCAACGATTACATCTGCCCTGGAAGAAGCACAAAACAAAGCAGATATTTTAAATGAAGTTCCAAACCCAACTTTTGTTGTTGACAAAGAAATGACCATAAAATATATCAATCCTGCTGGAGCAAAAGCTGCCGGGGTAAAAATTGAGCAAGCACTTGGCAAAAAATGTTTTCACCTTTTTAAGAATCCGCAGTGCAATACAGACCAGTGTGCTACGGCATGTGCAATGCGTACAAATAAGCAAACAGAAAATGAAACGGTTGTTGATGCCACAGGAACCCCTATTCGCTATGTTGGGGCACCTTTAACCGATAATGACGGCAATGTTATTGGGGGCATTGAACAAATTTTTGATATTACAGAAATAAAAGAAGTTATAAACAATGTAAACAAAACTACTGAAGTATTGGCAAATGGAAATCTTTCTGCAAGAGTAAATTCAGAAAATGCCCACGGTGATTATCTCCATTTAATAAATGGTGTAAACAAAGTGATCGACGATTTGATTAAACCAACAGAAGAGGCTATTCAAAGTCTTTCCAGGATGGCGAGCGGTGACATGACACAATATATGGTTGGAGATTATAAAGGGGATTATAAAAAACTTCAAAATGCACTTAACTCAAGTTTGGACTCTGTAAATAAAATGTTATACGGGGTCACTACTGCTTCTACCCAGGTTCAGGACGGATCCAAGCAGGTTTCAGACTCAAGCCAGCAACTTTCGCAAGGGGCAACAGAACAAGCCAGTGCTTTAGAGCAAGTTACTGCTTCCCTGACGGAGTTTAGTTCACGGACGGATAAAAATGCTGAAAATGCAGATGCTGCCAACAAGCTCAGCGATGAAGCCCGCCTTGATGCACAAAAAAGTAATGCTCAAATGACATCCATGTTAGGTGCAATGAGTGATATTAATGAGTCTTCTGGTAAAATATCAAAAATTGTTAAAACAATTGAAGACATCGCTTTCCAAACAAACTTATTGGCATTGAATGCTGCCGTAGAGGCCGCACGTGCCGGTGTCCATGGAAAAGGATTTGCTGTCGTTGCAGAAGAAGTCCGTAATTTGGCCCAACGTAGTGCAAAAGCTGTCCAAGAGACTACTGCAATAATTGAAGAGTCTATTGAAAAGGCAAAAAATGGAACCCAGATAGCCAACGAAACTGCCAAATCCCTAAAAGAAATTGACACTAAAGTTACCAGCGTCAGTGAGCTGATTGATGAAATCGCAGTCTCTTCCAATGAACAATCAGCCGGTGTAAAACAAACTGCAGAAGGATTGAGCCAAATAGATAAGGTAACCCAAATCAATACAGCCAGCTCAGAAGAAACTGCAGCTGCCTCTGAAGAATTATCGAGTCAGGCAACAGAACTAAAATCCATGCTTTCTCAGTTTAAAATAAAAACTGAAACATACATTGAGGACTTTGTAGAAAAGGAAGAGGAGCCAAAAGTAAAACCAAAACGAAGAAAAAAAACCACCACATCAGAAAAAAAAGAAATTCAGATAACTTTGGACGATAACGATTTTGGTAGTTTTTAG
- a CDS encoding MFS transporter, whose product MKIATKDPMFRFLALMTIASTAGFQAWRTLFNNFAVEIVNLDGNHIGIIQSVREIPGFLALLAIFLILIIKEHRLSAISIATLGLGVALTGYFPSYYGLIFTTLIMSFGFHYYETTNQSLTLQYFDQNTSPWVFGKLRSFAAASSIGMGLVIFLISFFLSYKIMFLLVGVLIVSAGFWGMLQNPTRDNLVPQRKKMIFCKKYSLFYFLTFMSGARRQIFVAFAVFLLVQKFEFSIQEITILFVLNNAINYFLSPAIGKAIIRFGEQKVLSLEYFSLIFIFTAYAFVESKLIVAVLYILDHIFFNFSIAIRTYFQKVGDPCDIAPSMAVGFTINHIAAVVIPALGGLAWIVDYRIPFLAGALMSVVSLIAAQLITSSISKAASVK is encoded by the coding sequence ATGAAAATTGCCACAAAAGATCCAATGTTCCGCTTCCTGGCCTTAATGACAATTGCATCGACTGCAGGGTTCCAGGCTTGGCGTACACTTTTTAATAATTTTGCCGTAGAGATTGTTAATCTTGATGGCAACCATATTGGGATCATTCAATCTGTGCGGGAGATTCCCGGGTTCCTGGCATTATTGGCAATCTTCCTCATATTGATTATAAAAGAACACCGTTTATCAGCTATTTCAATTGCCACTTTGGGTTTAGGTGTGGCGCTGACCGGTTATTTCCCATCTTATTATGGCCTGATATTTACAACACTTATTATGAGTTTTGGTTTTCATTATTATGAAACCACAAACCAGTCACTTACCCTGCAATATTTTGATCAAAATACATCACCCTGGGTTTTTGGGAAATTACGTAGTTTTGCTGCGGCATCAAGCATTGGAATGGGACTGGTCATTTTTCTGATCAGCTTTTTTCTTAGCTACAAAATAATGTTTTTGCTGGTTGGGGTTTTAATTGTATCTGCCGGATTTTGGGGTATGCTGCAAAACCCGACAAGGGATAATTTAGTTCCTCAGCGCAAAAAAATGATTTTCTGTAAAAAGTACAGTCTTTTTTATTTCTTAACATTTATGTCTGGTGCCCGGCGTCAGATTTTTGTTGCTTTTGCAGTTTTTTTACTGGTGCAAAAATTTGAATTTAGTATTCAGGAAATTACTATTCTTTTTGTTTTGAATAATGCGATCAATTATTTCTTAAGCCCCGCAATTGGCAAAGCAATTATTCGTTTTGGAGAGCAGAAGGTTTTATCTCTGGAATATTTTAGTTTGATTTTTATTTTTACAGCTTATGCATTTGTTGAAAGCAAACTTATAGTTGCAGTTCTGTATATTCTGGATCATATTTTCTTTAACTTCTCAATTGCAATTCGCACATATTTCCAAAAAGTTGGTGATCCGTGTGACATCGCCCCTAGTATGGCGGTTGGATTTACAATAAATCATATTGCCGCTGTTGTTATCCCGGCACTTGGTGGTTTGGCTTGGATTGTTGATTACAGGATTCCATTTTTGGCAGGTGCACTAATGAGCGTAGTTTCTTTGATTGCGGCGCAGTTAATTACATCAAGTATCAGCAAGGCAGCTAGCGTAAAATAA
- a CDS encoding N-acetylmuramoyl-L-alanine amidase produces the protein MKHLAMLLMAILILSCAGTKDLKTPRPEITTKEQWGGKEHFADMPEHSISHITIHHGGVELKADKDPQQYMRNLQRFSMEEKKWMDIPYHYTIDLTGKIYECRPIQYPGDTNTEYDPTGHALINVAGNYEIQKISEAQLKSIIGLTAWLAEKYNVPIENIAGHKDYSKMTVCPGKDLYKYLEDGTIVKGVAKILAESETK, from the coding sequence ATGAAACATTTAGCAATGTTGTTAATGGCGATATTAATATTGTCCTGCGCAGGGACAAAGGATTTAAAAACTCCCAGGCCGGAGATAACTACAAAAGAGCAGTGGGGTGGCAAAGAGCATTTTGCTGATATGCCTGAGCATTCAATATCCCATATTACGATTCATCATGGTGGCGTTGAGTTAAAAGCAGACAAAGATCCACAACAATATATGCGAAATTTACAGCGCTTTAGTATGGAGGAAAAGAAATGGATGGATATTCCATATCACTATACAATTGACTTAACCGGCAAGATTTATGAATGCCGACCCATTCAATATCCCGGAGATACAAATACAGAATACGATCCAACAGGACATGCGTTGATAAACGTTGCCGGGAATTATGAAATACAGAAAATATCTGAAGCGCAGTTAAAAAGTATTATTGGATTAACGGCCTGGTTGGCAGAAAAATACAATGTTCCCATTGAAAATATTGCTGGGCATAAGGACTATTCAAAAATGACAGTTTGCCCTGGCAAGGATTTATATAAATATCTTGAAGATGGTACAATTGTAAAAGGCGTGGCAAAAATTCTTGCAGAATCTGAGACAAAATGA
- the pabB gene encoding aminodeoxychorismate synthase component I, translated as MNKPFFLVIREPSSWLIFEKPVKLYSAFSKDEINPVLKELDRRIEAGYYVAGFLSYEASSALDSALICKTNSSFPKLIFGVFDSVRKVKKLPQKKLSYKIGTWQPSQNRAYYDQNISKIKSAIAAGDTYQVNYTMRLNANFTGDPCSFFCDLSQNQQASYSAYIEFENYSICSVSPELFFQLKNDKLFCRPMKGTANRGLSFSDDIKQKMYLKESEKEKAENLMIVDMIRNDMSKVCQPGSVKTVKLFNTERYPTVWQMTSDIQGKTNASFSEIVKALFPCASITGAPKASTMKIINDLERTPRNIYTGSIGYFGPIRKAQFNVAIRTVLIDNKNEKAEYGVGGGIVWDSKDENEYEECRIKAKVLSQKVIDFDLLETILWNKEDGFFLLDYHLNRLSESAEYFLYQFERQQIIERLNQLSFDENSDYKVRILLRKDGFTQLEALPVSYTDGQVLVGLASDPIFKEDLYLYHKTTHRVIYQKAIEQAKAAKLDDVILWNENSELTESTIANLVIEKDGDFFTPAQSCGLLNGTFRQFLIDQGKLQEKVIHKKELDEADKIFLINSVRKWQEVKLVN; from the coding sequence ATGAACAAACCATTTTTCCTGGTAATCCGGGAACCTTCTTCCTGGCTGATTTTTGAAAAGCCTGTAAAACTGTACAGTGCGTTCAGCAAAGATGAAATTAATCCTGTTTTAAAAGAGTTGGATAGACGCATAGAAGCAGGCTATTATGTAGCTGGTTTTTTAAGTTATGAGGCTTCATCAGCGTTGGATAGCGCGCTTATTTGTAAAACAAATTCTTCATTCCCTAAGTTAATTTTTGGTGTTTTTGATTCGGTTAGGAAAGTAAAAAAGCTTCCTCAAAAAAAACTGAGTTATAAGATTGGGACTTGGCAGCCATCTCAAAACAGGGCTTATTATGATCAAAACATATCGAAGATTAAATCAGCAATAGCAGCGGGAGACACCTACCAGGTAAATTATACAATGCGCCTAAATGCAAATTTTACAGGCGATCCCTGTTCCTTTTTCTGTGATCTTTCTCAGAACCAGCAGGCCAGCTATTCTGCTTATATTGAGTTTGAAAATTATTCAATTTGCTCTGTCTCGCCGGAACTATTTTTCCAATTGAAAAATGATAAGCTGTTTTGTCGTCCAATGAAAGGTACGGCAAACCGCGGACTATCTTTCAGTGATGACATAAAACAAAAAATGTATTTGAAAGAATCTGAAAAGGAGAAGGCGGAAAACCTGATGATTGTGGATATGATCCGCAACGATATGAGCAAAGTTTGCCAGCCGGGTTCGGTGAAAACAGTAAAGCTTTTTAACACGGAACGCTATCCAACCGTTTGGCAGATGACATCAGATATACAGGGAAAAACAAATGCATCTTTTAGTGAAATTGTCAAAGCCCTTTTCCCATGCGCGTCCATTACCGGGGCGCCAAAAGCCAGTACCATGAAAATAATCAATGATTTGGAACGGACACCACGCAATATTTATACCGGCTCAATCGGATATTTTGGCCCTATTAGAAAAGCACAGTTTAATGTGGCCATCCGAACAGTTTTAATAGATAATAAAAACGAAAAGGCAGAATATGGAGTCGGTGGTGGAATCGTTTGGGATTCTAAAGACGAAAATGAATATGAAGAATGCCGAATAAAAGCAAAGGTATTGTCACAAAAAGTTATAGATTTTGATTTGCTTGAAACTATACTTTGGAACAAAGAAGATGGATTTTTTCTTTTGGATTATCATCTAAACCGGTTGTCAGAAAGTGCTGAATATTTTTTGTATCAATTTGAAAGACAGCAAATTATTGAGCGACTTAACCAGTTATCATTTGATGAAAACTCAGATTACAAAGTCAGGATTCTTCTAAGAAAAGATGGTTTCACACAACTAGAAGCTTTGCCAGTCAGTTATACCGATGGCCAAGTTTTGGTGGGTCTTGCCAGCGATCCTATTTTTAAAGAAGATCTATATTTGTATCACAAAACAACACATCGTGTTATTTATCAAAAGGCCATTGAACAGGCCAAAGCTGCAAAATTGGATGATGTAATTCTTTGGAATGAAAATAGCGAGCTTACAGAATCGACCATTGCCAACCTTGTGATTGAAAAAGATGGAGATTTTTTTACACCAGCACAAAGTTGTGGCTTATTAAACGGTACTTTTCGGCAATTTTTAATTGATCAGGGTAAGCTACAAGAAAAAGTAATTCACAAAAAAGAATTGGATGAAGCAGATAAAATTTTCTTGATAAATTCTGTTCGTAAATGGCAGGAAGTGAAATTGGTTAATTAG
- a CDS encoding alpha/beta hydrolase: MLIKIIGGFILFYCIYAVFFFFFQRKLIYPVYYIQHVTEPQFHKFEKSRISFDENEVDAWFFPVSKSDTSKAPLIIIAHGNASLIDHWVDFLDRPNQMDVNVLLIEYPGYNRSTGYPTQQSITAVFVKAYDIFSKDKRVDRDKIIFLGRSLGGGVVCSLAKERKPAALILSSTFTSVRSFASQYFLPGFLARDPYDNLGFLENNKIPLMLVHGSRDRTIPIEHSEKLKAARPDAFFVTYESDHNNTPPDWNDFWYKVQKFLKQHRLLYNEVSS; encoded by the coding sequence ATGCTTATAAAAATAATCGGCGGTTTTATTCTATTTTACTGTATTTATGCAGTATTTTTCTTTTTTTTCCAAAGGAAACTTATTTATCCTGTTTACTATATTCAACACGTTACAGAACCGCAGTTTCATAAATTTGAGAAAAGTAGAATTTCTTTTGATGAAAATGAAGTCGACGCCTGGTTTTTTCCTGTATCAAAAAGTGACACTTCAAAGGCTCCTTTAATAATCATTGCTCATGGAAATGCATCTTTGATTGATCATTGGGTAGATTTTTTGGATAGACCAAACCAAATGGATGTAAATGTTTTACTGATAGAATATCCCGGATATAACCGTTCTACCGGTTATCCAACTCAGCAATCTATAACAGCCGTATTTGTCAAGGCCTATGATATATTTTCGAAAGATAAAAGAGTTGATAGGGACAAAATTATTTTTCTTGGCCGATCCCTTGGTGGTGGAGTCGTTTGCTCATTGGCAAAAGAAAGGAAGCCCGCTGCTTTGATATTATCATCAACGTTTACGTCTGTTCGTTCTTTTGCCAGCCAATATTTTTTACCCGGATTTTTAGCACGCGACCCTTATGACAATCTTGGGTTTTTAGAGAATAATAAAATTCCGTTAATGCTTGTTCACGGAAGCAGAGATCGAACAATTCCAATTGAGCACAGCGAAAAACTAAAAGCCGCCAGACCGGATGCATTTTTTGTAACATACGAATCGGATCACAATAATACTCCGCCAGATTGGAATGATTTTTGGTACAAAGTACAAAAGTTTTTAAAACAGCACCGCTTATTATACAATGAGGTTTCTTCATGA